The genomic stretch TGAACATTTTCTAAAGTGATTTTTATTCCTTGTTTTTGCGCAGAGGCTAAAATATCAACGATAATATCTTTGTCAGCATATGCATTATGAAGTGGTTTACCACTAATTAACTTAGCAAACGAACAAGAATCAGCATATGCACTTTTAGCAATAATTAGATCATTGACATTAAGTTTTGATGTATAAGAACCAGCAGATCCTAGTCTGATAATTTTTTCAACATCATAAAACTTAAATAATTCATAAGCATAGATTCCAATTGAACCGCTACCCATTCCAGATGCTGCAATGGTAACTTCTCTTCCTTTGTAACTACCAGTGTAAATAAACATATTTCGAACACTTGATACTAATTTTGCATTTTCTAAGAAATTATCTGCAATAAATTTAGCTCGTAATGGGTCACCTGGCATTAAAACCAATGGTGCAATTTCATTTTTAGAGGCACTAATATGTGGTGTCATTTTTTCTCCTTTAGTTTGTTTTGTTAATTAAAAATAATTTTACTTGTTTTTTAATCTTTGATATTTATTTTTTTACAAAAATTTTTTAAAGCGAAAAAAGTTGTTCAAAAAAGAAGACAAAGTGCAATTATCTGGCTAAAATTAAGATTATAATTATGCCTGATAAAAGCGGTATAAAAACTAATACCAATGATCAAAAGAGTAAGTATAACAAAGGCTAAAAAACTCTTTTTAGAAAAATTAGCCTGAATTTTGCA from Mesomycoplasma conjunctivae encodes the following:
- the deoD gene encoding purine-nucleoside phosphorylase, which gives rise to MTPHISASKNEIAPLVLMPGDPLRAKFIADNFLENAKLVSSVRNMFIYTGSYKGREVTIAASGMGSGSIGIYAYELFKFYDVEKIIRLGSAGSYTSKLNVNDLIIAKSAYADSCSFAKLISGKPLHNAYADKDIIVDILASAQKQGIKITLENVHSTDVFYSIRDLSKTIEITKASAVEMESYALFTVANALNKKAGSILTISDSLITGDSLPSSQREQGFRTMIKLALEIN